In Danaus plexippus chromosome 29 unlocalized genomic scaffold, MEX_DaPlex mxdp_36, whole genome shotgun sequence, a single window of DNA contains:
- the LOC133320474 gene encoding histone H3, translating to MARTKQTARKSTGGKAPRKQLATKAARKSAPATGGVKKPHRYRPGTVALREIRRYQKSTELLIRKLPFQRLVREIAQDFKTDLRFQSSAVMALQEASEAYLVGLFEDTNLCAIHAKRVTIMPKDIQLARRIRGERA from the coding sequence atggctCGTACTAAACAAACCGCTCGTAAATCAACCGGTGGTAAGGCACCACGTAAACAGCTAGCCACGAAGGCCGCCCGTAAGAGCGCACCGGCAACCGGAGGAGTGAAGAAGCCTCATCGTTACAGACCCGGTACTGTGGCACTTCGTGAGATCCGTCGCTACCAGAAGAGCACGGAACTTCTCATCCGCAAGCTACCCTTCCAACGTCTAGTACGTGAGATAGCTCAAGATTTCAAGACCGATCTGCGTTTCCAGAGCTCTGCGGTGATGGCTCTGCAGGAGGCTAGCGAGGCGTATCTCGTAGGTCTCTTCGAAGACACGAACCTTTGCGCTATTCACGCTAAACGCGTCACTATTATGCCTAAGGACATCCAGCTAGCAAGAAGGATTCGCGGCGAACGTGCCTAA
- the LOC133320480 gene encoding histone H4 translates to MTGRGKGGKGLGKGGAKRHRKVLRDNIQGITKPAIRRLARRGGVKRISGLIYEETRGVLKVFLENVIRDAVTYTEHAKRKTVTAMDVVYALKRQGRTLYGFGG, encoded by the coding sequence ATGACCGGTCGCGGTAAAGGAGGAAAGGGTCTGGGAAAAGGTGGAGCCAAGCGACACAGGAAAGTACTCCGTGATAACATCCAGGGTATCACCAAACCGGCCATACGTCGTCTGGCACGCAGAGGCGGCGTCAAACGTATCTCCGGTCTGATATACGAAGAGACCAGAGGCGTTCTCAAAGTATTCCTAGAGAACGTCATCCGCGACGCCGTCACGTACACCGAGCACGCGAAGAGGAAGACCGTCACAGCCATGGACGTCGTGTACGCCCTGAAGCGACAGGGACGCACCCTATACGGTTTCGGCGGTTAA
- the LOC133320472 gene encoding histone H1B-like has translation MADTAVASETPAPATPAKKPKAAAAAAAGSKKPKAKPTHPKTAEMVNNAIKELKERSGSSLQAIKKYIAAQYKVDTEKLAPFIRKYLKSAVESGALIQTKGKGASGSFKLESKSSAAKKPSSSGGGGKASGGGPAGGGRAAASSASAKSKKAAATASAVAAKGGKKGGAVASSAASSPSKAKASAAAARDKKAAAAAAAAAKKKPAAAKKGSASANASAASSAAASKAKGAASKAKKSAKPPTKKPKAPKPKKAAAGTPKSKPAAKKAAAAKK, from the coding sequence atgGCAGATACCGCAGTAGCATCCGAAACTCCAGCTCCGGCTACACCGGCGAAGAAACCGAAAGCGGCAGCGGCCGCAGCGGCTGGATCGAAGAAACCTAAGGCTAAACCTACGCATCCTAAAACCGCTGAAATGGTCAACAACGCCATTAAAGAGTTGAAGGAGCGCAGCGGTTCATCGTTACAGGCCATCAAGAAATACATCGCCGCTCAATACAAAGTCGATACAGAGAAATTGGCACCGTTCAtaagaaaatatcttaagaGCGCCGTCGAATCCGGTGCCCTGATACAGACAAAGGGAAAGGGTGCTTCTGGTTCTTTCAAATTGGAATCTAAATCATCGGCAGCAAAGAAACCCTCATCGTCGGGAGGTGGCGGTAAGGCCAGCGGCGGTGGTCCCGCCGGAGGCGGTAGGGCTGCAGCATCTTCGGCATCGGCTAAATCTAAGAAAGCCGCCGCCACGGCATCGGCAGTGGCCGCGAAGGGAGGTAAGAAAGGCGGTGCCGTAGCTTCGTCCGCTGCTTCTTCACCATCTAAAGCTAAAGCATCGGCGGCGGCGGCTAGGGATAAGAAAGCGGCCGCAGCCGCAGCCGCGGCTGCCAAAAAGAAGCCAGCTGCTGCTAAGAAAGGTTCCGCATCCGCCAACGCCTCTGCCGCATCCTCAGCGGCAGCGTCTAAGGCCAAAGGAGCAGCATCCAAGGCCAAGAAGAGCGCCAAACCTCCCACTAAGAAACCAAAAGCCCCGAAACCGAAGAAAGCAGCCGCCGGTACCCCGAAATCGAAACCCGCAGCTAAGAAAGCAGCAGCAgcgaaaaagtaa
- the LOC133320476 gene encoding histone H2A yields MSGRGKGGKVKGKAKSRSNRAGLQFPVGRIHRLLRKGNYAERVGAGAPVYLAAVMEYLAAEVLELAGNAARDNKKTRIIPRHLQLAIRNDEELNKLLSGVTIAQGGVLPNIQAVLLPKKTEKKA; encoded by the coding sequence ATGTCTGGACGTGGTAAAGGTGGCAAAGTTAAGGGAAAGGCAAAGTCTCGTTCTAACCGTGCGGGTCTACAGTTTCCTGTGGGTCGTATACACAGATTGTTGAGAAAAGGTAACTACGCGGAGCGCGTCGGTGCCGGTGCTCCCGTTTATCTCGCTGCCGTTATGGAATATCTTGCAGCTGAAGTTCTCGAGTTGGCCGGTAACGCTGCCAGAGACAACAAGAAGACCAGAATCATACCTAGACATCTTCAGCTAGCCATAAGGAACGACGAAGAGTTGAACAAGCTTCTATCGGGTGTGACGATAGCTCAGGGAGGTGTACTACCAAACATCCAGGCCGTATTACTGCCAAAGAAAACGGAGAAGAAGGCCTAA
- the LOC133320478 gene encoding histone H2B, protein MPPKTSGKAAKKSGKAQKNISKSDKKKKKHKRKESYAIYIYKVLKQVHPDTGISSKAMSIMNSFVNDIFERIAAEASRLAHYNKRSTITSREVQTSVRLLLPGELAKHAVSEGTKAVTKYTSSK, encoded by the coding sequence atGCCGCCTAAAACGAGCGGTAAGGCAGCCAAGAAATCCGGCAAAGCCCAAAAGAACATCTCCAAATCGgacaagaagaagaagaagcaCAAGAGGAAGGAGAGCTACGCTATTTACATCTACAAAGTTCTGAAGCAGGTGCATCCCGACACCGGTATCTCAAGTAAGGCCATGTCTATCATGAACTCCTTCGTGAACGATATATTCGAACGCATCGCCGCCGAAGCATCACGTCTCGCGCACTACAACAAGAGATCCACCATTACATCGAGGGAGGTTCAGACTTCCGTGAGACTGTTGCTGCCCGGCGAGTTGGCCAAGCACGCCGTCAGTGAAGGGACCAAAGCCGTCACTAAGTACACCAGTTCCAAGTGA
- the LOC133320453 gene encoding histone H1B-like — protein MADTAVASETPAPATPAKKPKAAAAAAAAAAAAAAGSKKPKAKPTHPKTAEMVNNAIKELKERSGSSLQAIKKYIAAQYKVDTEKLAPFIRKYLKSAVESGALIQTKGKGASGSFKLESKSSAAKKPSSSGGGGKASGGGPAGGGRAAASSASAKSKKAAATASAVAAKGGKKGGAVASSAASSPSKAKASAAAARDKKAAAAAAAAAKKKPAAAKKGSASANASAASSAAASKAKGAASKAKKSAKPPTKKPKAPKPKKAAAGTPKSKPAAKKAAAAKK, from the coding sequence atgGCAGATACCGCAGTAGCATCCGAAACTCCAGCTCCGGCTACACCGGCGAAGAAACCGAAAGCGGCAGCGGCCGCAgcggccgccgccgccgccgcagcGGCTGGATCGAAGAAACCTAAGGCTAAACCTACGCATCCTAAAACCGCTGAAATGGTCAACAACGCCATTAAAGAGTTGAAGGAGCGCAGCGGTTCATCGTTACAGGCCATCAAGAAATACATCGCCGCTCAATACAAAGTCGATACAGAGAAATTGGCACCGTTCAtaagaaaatatcttaagaGCGCCGTCGAATCCGGTGCCCTGATACAGACAAAGGGAAAGGGTGCTTCTGGTTCTTTCAAATTGGAATCTAAATCATCGGCAGCAAAGAAACCCTCATCGTCGGGAGGTGGCGGTAAGGCCAGCGGCGGTGGTCCCGCCGGAGGCGGTAGGGCTGCAGCATCTTCGGCATCGGCTAAATCTAAGAAAGCCGCCGCCACGGCATCGGCAGTGGCCGCGAAGGGAGGTAAGAAAGGCGGTGCCGTAGCTTCGTCCGCTGCTTCTTCACCATCTAAAGCTAAAGCATCGGCGGCGGCGGCTAGGGATAAGAAAGCGGCCGCAGCCGCAGCCGCGGCTGCCAAAAAGAAGCCAGCTGCTGCTAAGAAAGGTTCCGCATCCGCCAACGCCTCTGCCGCATCCTCAGCGGCAGCGTCTAAGGCCAAAGGAGCAGCATCCAAGGCCAAGAAGAGCGCCAAACCTCCCACTAAGAAACCAAAAGCCCCGAAACCGAAGAAAGCAGCCGCCGGTACCCCGAAATCGAAACCCGCAGCTAAGAAAGCAGCAGCAgcgaaaaagtaa